The DNA segment TTCTCCAGGGGGCGGTGAAGCATGGCTAGATCACCCCTGCGGAGCGCATTTCCGCTAGCTGCTTGGCGGAATAGCCGAGCCTGCCTGCGTATATCTGGTGATTGTGTTCGCCGAGGGCGGGGGCAGGCTGACCTTCAAGCCAGGGGGAGCCGAGAAGCTTGGCGGGCGCGCCGGGCTGGAGGATCGTGCCGAGGGCGCGCCGGCGCACAGGCTCGAAGAAGCGGCGGGCGGTGAAGTGCGGGTCGGTGGCGAAATCGGCTGGGGTGTAGACGGGCGCCAGGGGATAACGCGCGGCGGTGGCGGCGGCGAAGATTTCCTGGCGGGTGTGGTCGGCGAGCCAGGTGTACCAGAGAGCCTCAAGGTCGTCGCGGTTGGCGTCGCGGGCCTCGGGAGTCGAGAAGCGCGGGTCGCGCTCCAGCTCAGGCATGCCCATCATGCGGTAGACGCGGGGCCACCAGGTTTCGCCGCGGCCGCTCCCCTGGACGCCGATGAAGCCGTCCTTACAGGGATAGAAGCCCATGAGGTAACTCCAGCGGGAGACGCTGGTGGCGCGGGGCGTAGGCGCGCCGGTGTACTGGGCGCTGATGGGCTTGTGCTCCGGCGAGGACATGAGGGCGTGGACGATGGAGGTGTCCACATGCTGGCCGGGTCCGCCCATCTTGGCGAAGAGGACGGCGCCCATGGCCGCGAGGGCGGCCATGACGCCTGCGTAGTAGAGGCCGGAGTTGCCCGCGAACTTGAGGGGCGTCTTTTCCGCGAGGCCCTGACCGTACATGAGCGGGCCGCCGTAGGCCTGGGCGATGAGGTCCACGGCTTCGTAATCGCGGTAGGGGCCGGACTGGCCGAAGTTGGAGATGGAGGAGAGGACGAGGAAGGGATTGGCGCGCAGGAGCTCGGCGCGGCCGAGGCCGAAGCGCGCCATGGTCCCCGGGCGAAAGCTTTCGACGACGAGGTCTGCATCGCGGGCGAGGTGGAGGAAGACGGCGCGGCCCGTGGGCGATCTGAGGTTGAGGGTGATGGAGCGCTTGCCGCCGTTGAGGTGGAAGAAGAGGCCGGAGGATTCGGGGTGCGGTGAATCGCGGTAGAAGGGGGCGGCGTGGCGGGAGACATCGCCGCGGCCGGGCATTTCGATCTTGAGGACGTCGGCGCCGTAGCCTGCGAGGAGCCGCGTGCAGAATGGGCCGGCGACGCCCTGGGTGAGATCGAGGACGGTGATGCCGTGGAGGGCGGAAGGCGGTGAGGTCATGGGAGCATCGCTAGAAGCATCGTGAACTTGGGCTCACTGGAGAATCACCCTCACCTCTCGGGAATCATCGGGGCCGAGGATACGGCCCGAAGACAAATGCTTTTCGAGTTCCTTTCCCCTCGAGGGAGAGGAACAACTGTGGCAACGCGCTTGCATGAACCCCAGGCGAAGTTTACGCGACGGCGATCTCAGCGAGTTGGGGATGGACTTTGTATTCGCCCAGGGTGAAGTACTTGGTCATGACGTCTTCCATGTACTTGGGCGCCTCCCAGGTCTCCATGAACCAGCCGGTGGGGCACATGGTCATGATTTCGACGAAGCTGAAGCCGAGCTTCTGCTCCTGCGCCTCAAAGGCGCGGTGGATCATCTTCTTGGTGCGCCGGATGGCGACGGGGCTGTGAACGGAGCCGCGGGCGGCGTAGGCGGTGCCGTCCATCTGGGCCACCAGCTCGGCGGTCTTGATGGGGCTGCCGTGGATATCGGCATCGCGGCCCTGGAGGGTGCTCTTGGTCTTCTGGCCGACGAGGGTGGTAGCGGTCATGTGGCCGCCGGTTTCGCCGTTGACGGTGTTGTTGAGGAGGATGACGGTGAATTTTTCGCCGCGGGCGGCGCAGTGGAGGGCTTCGGAGAGGCCTTCGCTCACCAGGTCGCCATCGCCCTGTATCGTCATGACGAAGTGCCCAGGGAGCATGCGCTTGACGCCTGTGGCGACGGAGGGGGCGCGGCCGTGGAGGGCGTTGATGCGGTCTATGTTGAGGGTGGGGTCCATGCCCATGTAGCAGCCGATGCCCGAGACTTCGATGGTGCGCTCGCGGAGGT comes from the Chloroflexota bacterium genome and includes:
- a CDS encoding CoA transferase encodes the protein MTSPPSALHGITVLDLTQGVAGPFCTRLLAGYGADVLKIEMPGRGDVSRHAAPFYRDSPHPESSGLFFHLNGGKRSITLNLRSPTGRAVFLHLARDADLVVESFRPGTMARFGLGRAELLRANPFLVLSSISNFGQSGPYRDYEAVDLIAQAYGGPLMYGQGLAEKTPLKFAGNSGLYYAGVMAALAAMGAVLFAKMGGPGQHVDTSIVHALMSSPEHKPISAQYTGAPTPRATSVSRWSYLMGFYPCKDGFIGVQGSGRGETWWPRVYRMMGMPELERDPRFSTPEARDANRDDLEALWYTWLADHTRQEIFAAATAARYPLAPVYTPADFATDPHFTARRFFEPVRRRALGTILQPGAPAKLLGSPWLEGQPAPALGEHNHQIYAGRLGYSAKQLAEMRSAGVI